A DNA window from Xanthomonas campestris pv. campestris str. ATCC 33913 contains the following coding sequences:
- a CDS encoding DUF3649 domain-containing protein, with translation MSKPPQASPWRYRSAVAGRVLAASMGGYALTASGSGVAAQLLARVAGVAPAVAVLVTTLLSFVVYTLLAMWMFRARSAWRMWLSMLVALAVLAGIDWVLRGSAWPA, from the coding sequence ATGAGTAAACCGCCACAGGCATCGCCATGGCGTTACCGCAGCGCTGTCGCTGGGCGCGTGCTGGCGGCCAGCATGGGCGGCTATGCGCTCACCGCCAGTGGCAGCGGCGTGGCCGCGCAGCTGCTGGCCCGCGTGGCAGGCGTGGCGCCGGCCGTTGCGGTGCTGGTGACCACGCTGCTGAGTTTCGTGGTCTACACGCTGCTGGCAATGTGGATGTTCCGCGCGCGCAGTGCGTGGCGGATGTGGTTGTCGATGCTCGTCGCGCTGGCGGTGCTGGCAGGCATCGACTGGGTGCTGCGGGGCAGTGCATGGCCGGCATGA
- a CDS encoding DUF3325 domain-containing protein gives MIASLTALALCHAGMLAICVAMHRHYEQLTGQRTAPRAQRWQLRVLGACLLLSALGVCVRAWGGSAGAVLWLGMASAGALWVALGLAYAPRRNAWVAVTVGCLGGVAAAGAVLGLG, from the coding sequence ATGATCGCCTCGCTCACGGCGTTGGCGCTGTGCCACGCCGGCATGTTGGCGATTTGCGTGGCGATGCATCGCCATTACGAACAACTCACCGGCCAGCGCACCGCACCGCGTGCGCAGCGCTGGCAGTTGCGCGTGCTCGGTGCATGCCTGCTGCTGAGCGCACTGGGCGTGTGCGTGCGCGCCTGGGGCGGCAGTGCGGGCGCGGTGCTATGGCTGGGCATGGCGAGCGCCGGGGCCTTGTGGGTGGCGCTGGGGCTGGCATATGCACCGCGCCGCAATGCCTGGGTGGCGGTAACGGTGGGATGCCTGGGCGGCGTGGCTGCGGCTGGCGCGGTGCTGGGGCTCGGCTAG
- a CDS encoding DUF2145 domain-containing protein has protein sequence MQRSHGHRMRYAMAIMLFLATLPAIGAPTCIPHYPTPATLAAMFDLARSTQQALDRLDGARVVLLARGGQDLSRYGLKHSHLAFALREDDGNWRIKHLLNHCKSDTSELYREGLSNFIGESALHADLRVGVPSPEVQQTLQRLLQDPGTLAHALHTPRYSMIAYPFSTDYQNSNQWVLEILAAALAQSDPQTTAVAAPVVDRRSAQAWLKHADYQPTRLHLDLSKRIGARFFVANAAVTDHPASERISGNYSVITVESVFDLLQQRKALPQEFSIPRSAAAHGASP, from the coding sequence ATGCAGCGCTCTCACGGACACCGCATGCGCTACGCAATGGCGATCATGCTGTTCCTTGCCACCCTACCTGCGATCGGTGCGCCGACCTGCATCCCGCACTACCCGACACCGGCCACGCTGGCGGCCATGTTCGACCTGGCCCGGTCCACGCAGCAGGCGCTGGACAGGCTGGACGGTGCACGCGTCGTCCTGTTGGCACGCGGTGGCCAGGACCTGAGCCGGTATGGGCTGAAACATAGTCATCTCGCCTTCGCACTGCGCGAGGACGATGGCAACTGGCGCATCAAGCACCTGCTCAATCACTGCAAATCCGACACCTCCGAGCTCTATCGCGAAGGGCTGAGCAATTTCATCGGCGAAAGCGCGCTGCATGCGGATCTGCGCGTCGGCGTGCCCTCGCCTGAGGTGCAACAAACGCTGCAGCGCTTGTTGCAGGATCCCGGTACCCTGGCGCACGCCCTGCACACGCCGCGCTACAGCATGATCGCCTACCCGTTTTCTACCGATTACCAGAACTCCAATCAGTGGGTGCTGGAGATACTGGCCGCCGCGCTTGCGCAATCCGACCCACAGACCACAGCGGTGGCGGCGCCAGTTGTGGATCGCCGTAGCGCGCAGGCCTGGCTCAAGCATGCCGATTACCAACCCACCCGCCTGCATCTCGATTTGAGTAAACGCATTGGGGCCCGCTTCTTTGTGGCCAATGCGGCAGTGACCGACCATCCGGCCAGCGAACGTATCTCCGGCAATTACTCGGTGATCACGGTCGAGTCGGTGTTCGACTTGCTGCAACAGCGCAAGGCGCTGCCGCAGGAGTTCTCCATTCCACGCAGCGCTGCCGCGCACGGAGCATCTCCATGA
- the glnE gene encoding bifunctional [glutamate--ammonia ligase]-adenylyl-L-tyrosine phosphorylase/[glutamate--ammonia-ligase] adenylyltransferase, whose product MSQPIPSASPALAALIERAVARVRHALPADAPWPEGVEHPLARVALASDFVVDTLARQPALLAHLAQPDPPPLPVPRLDPAQPQEWAAQLRRYRAAASARLVWRDVLGLDDVDATLAGATTLAETCLQCALQALEQQFSTRHGQVIAEDGSVQRLVVFGLGKLGGGELNFSSDVDLVYAYPQAGQSDGARPLAAEEYFARLGQQLARLLDETTADGFSHRVDLRLRPFGSAGRVALSFNGMDQYFQREGRDWERYAWLKARAVAGDIAAGEAWLETLRPFVYRRYLDFTALDGLRDMKAAITAEVAHHARLDDIKRGPGGIREIEFLAQSLQLIRGGREASLRERRLLPALQALVDLGQIDPPTGQALADAYRFLRRVENRLQMLRDAQTHALPQGEPERERIALGLGYAHWQALLEALAPHRTRVAAEFAELLAPRVHATAPDTLADYWRALPEGDAAPLLGIGLHDPNNAHHMLADFAQSSGVRALSDGARTRLDRVMPALLHAAIRATQPDAALRRVLGLLQATLRRTSYLALLDEQPSALARLVDVLSRSALLAERLAAYPLLLDELLDTRISGPLPDRAALHTACVDTLQIDDTEAALRELNERRLALSFRIALATLDGRQQPVDSTQQLAWLAEAVVQTVLQLARRELVAAHGQVPGGAFAIIGYGSLGGLELGFGSDLDLVFLYDHPREVEASDGKRPLEAGRWFARLAQKVMTLLGAETGAGRLYDIDVRLRPDGGKGALVSSLASYRDYQRDRAWTWEHQALVRARAVAGDAALCEAFVQVRRETLTRVRDPALLHEDVRKMRARMRSELDRSDAGRLDLKQGAGGLVDLEFLLQAGVLGQAAQHPALLLACATPALIDALVQVQWLPAESAAPLHHAHATLVEAGLSCTLDRRPRLVVSTPPIRDACQIVAAIADAQQLRFQPGKGA is encoded by the coding sequence ATGTCACAGCCCATTCCGTCTGCCTCTCCTGCGCTGGCCGCTCTGATCGAGCGGGCCGTGGCGCGCGTCCGCCACGCCCTGCCTGCCGATGCGCCGTGGCCCGAAGGTGTTGAGCACCCGCTGGCACGCGTAGCGCTGGCCAGTGACTTCGTGGTCGACACGCTCGCCCGCCAACCTGCGCTGCTCGCCCACCTGGCACAGCCAGACCCGCCGCCGCTGCCGGTGCCACGCCTGGACCCGGCGCAGCCGCAGGAGTGGGCCGCACAACTGCGCCGTTACCGCGCAGCCGCCTCCGCGCGCCTGGTGTGGCGCGACGTGCTCGGCCTGGACGATGTAGACGCCACTCTGGCCGGTGCCACCACGCTGGCGGAAACCTGCCTGCAATGCGCGCTGCAGGCACTGGAACAACAGTTTTCCACCCGCCACGGGCAGGTGATTGCCGAAGACGGCAGCGTGCAGCGGCTGGTGGTGTTCGGGCTGGGCAAGCTCGGCGGTGGCGAACTGAATTTTTCCTCCGACGTGGATCTGGTCTATGCGTATCCGCAGGCCGGGCAGTCCGATGGCGCGCGCCCGCTGGCGGCCGAAGAATATTTCGCGCGGCTGGGCCAACAGCTGGCCAGGCTGCTCGACGAAACCACCGCCGATGGCTTCAGCCATCGCGTGGACCTGCGCCTGCGCCCGTTTGGCAGTGCTGGGCGGGTGGCGTTGTCGTTCAACGGCATGGACCAGTACTTCCAGCGCGAAGGCCGTGACTGGGAGCGCTATGCCTGGTTGAAGGCACGCGCGGTGGCCGGCGACATCGCCGCCGGCGAGGCGTGGCTGGAAACGCTGCGCCCGTTCGTGTATCGCCGCTACCTGGATTTCACTGCGCTCGACGGGCTGCGCGACATGAAGGCCGCGATCACCGCCGAAGTGGCGCACCATGCACGCCTGGACGACATCAAGCGCGGGCCGGGCGGCATCCGTGAGATCGAATTCCTGGCTCAATCGCTGCAGCTTATTCGCGGTGGGCGCGAAGCCAGCTTGCGCGAGCGCCGTTTGTTGCCAGCCTTGCAGGCGCTGGTGGACCTCGGGCAGATCGATCCGCCCACCGGTCAGGCATTGGCCGATGCCTACCGCTTCCTGCGCCGGGTGGAGAACCGCCTGCAGATGCTGCGCGATGCACAAACGCATGCCTTGCCGCAGGGCGAGCCGGAGCGCGAACGCATCGCGCTCGGTCTGGGCTATGCGCACTGGCAGGCATTGCTGGAAGCGTTGGCACCGCACCGCACGCGGGTGGCGGCGGAATTTGCCGAGTTGCTGGCACCACGCGTGCACGCTACCGCGCCCGATACGCTGGCCGATTACTGGCGCGCGCTGCCCGAGGGCGATGCGGCGCCGTTGCTGGGCATCGGCCTGCACGATCCCAACAACGCGCATCACATGCTGGCCGATTTCGCACAGTCCTCCGGCGTGCGCGCGCTCTCCGATGGCGCGCGCACGCGGCTGGACCGGGTGATGCCGGCGCTGCTGCATGCGGCGATCCGCGCGACCCAGCCAGACGCCGCGTTGCGGCGCGTGCTCGGCCTGCTGCAGGCCACGCTGCGCCGCACCAGCTACCTGGCGCTGCTCGACGAGCAACCCAGCGCGCTGGCTCGCCTGGTCGATGTGCTCTCGCGCAGTGCCTTGTTGGCCGAGCGCCTGGCTGCGTATCCGCTGCTGCTGGACGAACTGCTCGATACCCGCATCAGCGGTCCGTTGCCCGACCGCGCCGCACTGCATACCGCATGCGTCGACACCTTGCAGATCGACGATACCGAAGCGGCCTTGCGCGAACTCAACGAGCGCCGGCTTGCGTTGAGCTTCCGCATTGCACTGGCCACCCTCGATGGTCGCCAGCAACCCGTGGACAGTACCCAGCAACTGGCCTGGCTTGCCGAGGCGGTGGTGCAGACGGTGTTGCAACTGGCGCGCCGCGAATTGGTCGCCGCGCATGGGCAGGTGCCCGGTGGCGCGTTCGCCATCATCGGCTATGGCAGTCTGGGCGGCCTGGAGCTGGGCTTCGGCTCGGATCTGGATCTGGTGTTTCTCTACGATCACCCACGCGAGGTGGAAGCCTCCGATGGCAAGCGACCGCTGGAAGCCGGGCGCTGGTTTGCGCGGCTTGCGCAGAAGGTGATGACATTGCTGGGCGCCGAAACCGGCGCCGGCCGTCTCTACGACATCGATGTGCGGCTGCGCCCGGACGGCGGCAAGGGTGCGTTGGTGTCCTCGCTCGCCAGCTATCGCGACTATCAACGCGATCGTGCCTGGACCTGGGAGCATCAGGCGCTGGTGCGCGCACGTGCGGTGGCCGGCGATGCCGCGCTTTGCGAAGCGTTCGTGCAGGTGCGTCGCGAGACGCTGACACGCGTGCGCGACCCCGCTCTGCTGCACGAGGACGTGCGCAAGATGCGTGCACGCATGCGCAGCGAACTCGATCGCAGCGATGCCGGGCGACTGGATCTCAAGCAGGGGGCCGGCGGTCTGGTCGACCTGGAATTCCTGTTGCAGGCCGGCGTGCTCGGCCAGGCCGCCCAGCATCCGGCGTTGCTGTTGGCCTGCGCCACGCCCGCATTGATCGACGCGCTGGTGCAGGTGCAGTGGCTACCGGCCGAGAGTGCAGCGCCGCTGCATCACGCCCACGCCACGTTGGTGGAGGCGGGCCTGAGTTGCACATTGGACCGTCGGCCACGCTTGGTGGTCTCCACGCCTCCGATTCGGGATGCTTGCCAAATTGTTGCAGCGATTGCAGATGCGCAGCAGTTGCGATTTCAGCCAGGAAAAGGTGCCTAA
- a CDS encoding TonB-dependent siderophore receptor, giving the protein MSISDRRRGHHAVSLHLSLPRAALPRPIATAIALALCGLTVLATSPAAAAQDAQTASAARQRYSIPAGPLAPALRSLAGSANLLLSFTAAQTDGRTTAGLDGDYTAAGALTAVLAGSGLQAVPLQTGGYVLRPAPAAVTSQGEVDAWLLPTVKVTAQAERRAATSGTGSYTARAVSIGRGEQRLKDIPQSISVVTRQLMDEQNITSVYDALASTTGITIVQSPQGGKYIYARGFDITTVQYDGVPLNRGMYGRASNYSANMGIYDRAEVLRGAAGLLQGAGNPSGAVNLVRKRPLDVPGVSVMLQAGSWDRYGALLDASANLTDDGALRARGVIDYQDQRSFVDGVERRTPTYYGTLDYSVSPQTQVSLAASYEEFEGRPFFGGLPSYTDGRDIGLPRSTNLGAQWNRQSSSNRGLYLDLDHRFNADWVFKLSAVQVHERHNLKYASSSRAINPANGTGALLAARTISEADVAGVDANVIGHFNALGRRHELVLGSNYAETTVDTVYGNKNNFQTFNVFSLQRNVRAISDEEIFASAREARHGTSRELGLYSALRWQLTDPLKAIVGARVSWHDTKWNTTTTGLSPSQSIEHTRETGQVTPYAGLLYALTPTWSAYASYADIFQPQNAQNEAGDMLKPMTGANYELGLKGEWLDGRINTAFALFQVEQKNRAQADLSTSPTCRNNDFCYIDSGKVRSRGFDAEVSGEVLRDWNLFAGYTFNRTTYLQDVSSQGQTFNSYTPKHLLRVWTTYRLPGVLQDVTVGGGVSAQSAAYRQIGAATADIPGRAVWNALARYQVNRQWSLAVNLNNVFDKRYYSTLSSFVNGRYYGEPRNVMVTLRGAL; this is encoded by the coding sequence ATGTCCATCTCCGACCGCCGCCGCGGCCACCACGCTGTTTCGCTGCACCTCTCATTGCCGCGCGCCGCACTGCCCAGGCCCATCGCCACCGCGATTGCGCTGGCCCTGTGCGGCCTGACGGTGCTCGCCACCAGTCCCGCTGCCGCCGCGCAGGATGCCCAAACCGCGTCCGCGGCCCGGCAGCGCTACAGCATCCCGGCCGGGCCACTGGCACCGGCCCTGCGCAGTCTGGCCGGCTCGGCCAACCTGCTGCTGAGCTTCACCGCTGCGCAGACCGATGGACGCACCACCGCCGGGCTGGACGGCGACTACACCGCTGCCGGCGCGCTGACTGCGGTGCTGGCCGGCAGTGGGTTGCAGGCCGTGCCACTGCAGACCGGCGGCTACGTATTGCGCCCGGCGCCCGCGGCGGTGACCAGCCAGGGCGAAGTGGATGCCTGGCTGCTGCCGACGGTGAAAGTCACCGCACAGGCCGAACGCCGCGCCGCCACCAGCGGCACCGGCAGCTATACCGCGCGCGCGGTCAGCATCGGCCGTGGCGAGCAGCGCCTGAAGGACATCCCGCAGTCGATCAGCGTGGTGACCCGCCAACTGATGGACGAGCAGAACATCACCTCGGTCTACGACGCGCTGGCCAGCACCACCGGCATCACCATCGTGCAGAGCCCGCAGGGTGGCAAATACATCTATGCGCGCGGTTTCGACATCACCACCGTGCAGTACGACGGCGTGCCGCTCAATCGCGGCATGTATGGCCGCGCCAGCAACTACAGCGCCAACATGGGCATCTACGACCGTGCCGAAGTGCTGCGCGGCGCCGCCGGCCTGCTGCAGGGTGCCGGCAACCCCAGCGGTGCGGTGAACCTGGTGCGCAAGCGCCCGCTGGATGTGCCCGGCGTGAGCGTGATGCTGCAGGCCGGCTCCTGGGACCGCTATGGCGCCTTGCTGGATGCCAGCGCCAACCTCACCGACGATGGTGCCTTGCGCGCGCGTGGCGTGATCGACTACCAGGACCAGCGCTCGTTCGTCGATGGTGTGGAGCGGCGCACGCCCACCTATTACGGCACGCTGGATTACAGCGTCTCGCCGCAGACCCAGGTCAGCCTGGCCGCCAGCTACGAAGAATTCGAAGGCCGGCCATTTTTTGGCGGCCTGCCGAGTTACACCGACGGCCGCGATATCGGCCTGCCGCGCAGCACCAACCTGGGCGCGCAGTGGAACCGGCAATCCTCGTCCAACCGCGGCCTGTACCTGGACCTGGACCATCGCTTCAACGCCGATTGGGTGTTCAAGCTCAGCGCGGTGCAGGTGCATGAGCGGCACAACCTCAAGTACGCCAGCTCCAGCCGCGCGATCAACCCGGCCAACGGCACCGGCGCCCTGCTGGCAGCACGCACGATTTCCGAAGCGGACGTGGCCGGCGTGGATGCCAATGTGATCGGGCATTTCAACGCGCTCGGGCGGCGCCACGAGTTGGTGTTAGGTAGCAACTACGCCGAAACCACAGTGGATACGGTCTACGGCAACAAGAACAACTTTCAGACCTTCAACGTGTTCTCGCTGCAACGCAACGTGCGTGCAATCAGCGATGAAGAAATCTTTGCCAGTGCGCGCGAGGCGCGTCACGGCACCTCGCGCGAGCTGGGTCTGTACAGCGCGTTGCGCTGGCAACTGACCGACCCGCTGAAGGCGATCGTGGGTGCACGCGTGAGCTGGCACGACACCAAATGGAACACCACCACCACCGGGCTGTCGCCCTCGCAGTCGATCGAACACACCCGCGAAACCGGGCAGGTCACCCCGTATGCCGGCCTGCTGTACGCGCTCACGCCCACCTGGTCGGCGTATGCCAGTTATGCGGATATTTTCCAGCCGCAGAACGCGCAGAACGAAGCCGGCGACATGCTCAAGCCCATGACCGGCGCCAACTACGAGCTGGGGCTCAAGGGCGAGTGGCTGGATGGCCGCATCAATACCGCCTTTGCGCTGTTCCAGGTGGAGCAGAAGAACCGCGCGCAGGCCGACCTGAGCACCAGCCCCACCTGCCGCAACAACGACTTCTGCTACATCGACAGCGGCAAGGTGCGCAGCCGCGGCTTCGATGCGGAAGTCAGTGGCGAAGTGCTGCGCGACTGGAACCTGTTCGCCGGCTACACCTTCAACCGCACCACCTATCTGCAGGATGTCAGCAGCCAGGGCCAGACCTTCAACAGCTACACGCCCAAGCACCTGCTGCGGGTGTGGACCACCTACCGGCTGCCGGGCGTGTTGCAGGACGTCACCGTGGGGGGCGGCGTGAGCGCGCAGAGTGCGGCGTATCGGCAGATCGGCGCGGCCACTGCAGATATTCCCGGGCGTGCGGTGTGGAATGCGCTGGCGCGTTATCAGGTGAACCGGCAGTGGTCGCTGGCGGTGAACCTCAACAACGTGTTCGACAAGCGCTACTACAGCACCTTGTCGAGCTTCGTGAATGGCCGCTATTACGGCGAGCCGCGCAACGTGATGGTGACCCTGCGCGGCGCGCTGTGA
- the xopAG gene encoding XopAG/AvrGf1 family type III secretion system effector — translation MRTKTSLPLATVQRLLTPGTSTGLSTPASASATPCAETTAGLLGALPARKNKQKQQSQRPPNTQDGTPKNGRDHGGQWATRAAKYALGIAGAGYVADNFFLSTTSLRDGKAGFSSNDRLEKACVKAESYHARYHSATEGERASHSRPFVPIRTCGSNQFATMSDYRAATKVHIGHLFDSQHARQSLLTNLACLKGERIRDECIAQYAPTHVPANPDLSRSPLYETKNKYSLTGVPNAQTGASGYTSRSITQPFINRGMQHFKQDSQSDRALSLKQCMELLERTLEGDDKLGKQAQHAAGQAILNFRQVYAADEHWGHPEKVIMKTLIANGLLSQEQTDRIDATLMFEDPSISVLKKNTSVAGPLLQHLETKFQSRRLQDRPEALADFMEMAKQKNMEGLPIVHFKLNAQGNGFEDCSGLGDSFTSANAVACINHARLMSGEPRLSKQDVGVVVACLNAVYDDASSVRHTLHEIARGCFVGAGYTTEDADVFYENVCKDAAQAFYAGRSMTRNA, via the coding sequence ATGCGAACAAAAACCTCACTGCCGTTGGCCACCGTCCAGCGGCTACTGACCCCTGGCACCTCCACCGGGTTATCCACCCCCGCGTCGGCGTCAGCCACTCCCTGTGCAGAAACGACGGCAGGCTTACTGGGAGCGTTGCCAGCTCGAAAGAACAAGCAAAAACAGCAAAGCCAGCGTCCACCCAATACGCAGGACGGTACACCAAAGAATGGCAGAGACCATGGCGGACAGTGGGCAACACGAGCTGCCAAGTACGCTCTTGGCATTGCTGGCGCAGGCTATGTGGCAGACAACTTCTTTCTTTCAACGACCTCGCTCCGCGACGGCAAGGCCGGATTTAGCAGCAATGATCGGCTTGAGAAAGCATGCGTGAAAGCGGAGAGCTATCACGCGCGGTATCACAGCGCTACCGAAGGAGAACGCGCATCGCACAGCCGTCCCTTCGTACCGATCAGAACGTGCGGGTCCAACCAGTTCGCCACCATGAGCGACTACCGTGCGGCGACCAAGGTTCATATCGGCCACCTCTTCGACAGCCAGCACGCACGGCAATCGCTGCTCACCAACCTTGCCTGCCTCAAGGGCGAGCGCATCAGGGACGAGTGCATTGCCCAGTACGCCCCTACGCATGTCCCGGCCAATCCGGACCTGAGTAGAAGCCCGCTCTACGAAACCAAGAACAAGTACTCTCTGACCGGCGTACCCAATGCTCAGACCGGTGCAAGCGGATATACCTCACGATCAATCACCCAGCCCTTCATCAATCGCGGCATGCAGCATTTCAAGCAGGATTCCCAGAGCGACAGAGCGTTGTCGCTCAAACAGTGCATGGAATTGCTTGAACGTACACTGGAGGGCGACGACAAACTTGGCAAGCAGGCACAACACGCTGCCGGCCAAGCGATCCTGAATTTCCGTCAGGTGTATGCCGCCGACGAGCATTGGGGCCACCCCGAAAAAGTCATCATGAAAACGTTGATCGCCAACGGGCTGCTATCGCAGGAGCAAACGGACAGGATCGATGCGACCCTGATGTTCGAAGATCCGTCCATCAGCGTATTGAAAAAAAACACCAGTGTCGCCGGGCCGTTATTGCAACATTTGGAAACGAAGTTCCAGTCCAGGCGCCTGCAGGATCGACCCGAAGCTCTTGCAGACTTCATGGAGATGGCGAAACAGAAGAATATGGAAGGCCTGCCGATCGTGCACTTCAAGCTCAACGCGCAAGGCAATGGCTTCGAAGACTGTTCCGGGTTAGGCGATTCATTCACCAGCGCAAATGCCGTTGCATGCATCAACCACGCACGCTTGATGAGCGGTGAGCCCCGTCTTTCCAAACAGGATGTAGGGGTAGTGGTGGCATGCCTCAATGCTGTATACGACGATGCGAGCAGCGTCAGGCATACGTTGCATGAAATCGCGCGCGGATGCTTCGTCGGAGCCGGCTACACCACCGAGGATGCCGATGTATTTTACGAGAATGTCTGTAAGGATGCTGCACAGGCGTTCTATGCAGGAAGGTCCATGACCAGAAACGCCTAG
- a CDS encoding VUT family protein — MPAAPAPTFAPLTVRALLWAVSAMGAVVLLSNILVQYPINDWLTWGAFLYPLAFLVSNLINRRFGPRAARMVAWCGFALAVVLSIWLATPRIAIASCSAFIAAQLLDISVFDRLRNGNWWRAPIVATTCSATLDTAIFWSIAFAGAGLPWISWAAGDLAVKLGMGVFLLGPFRALLWRSAPRASG, encoded by the coding sequence ATGCCTGCCGCGCCTGCTCCCACCTTTGCACCGCTCACCGTTCGCGCCCTGTTGTGGGCGGTCTCGGCCATGGGCGCAGTGGTGCTGCTGTCCAACATCCTGGTGCAGTACCCGATCAACGACTGGCTGACGTGGGGCGCGTTTTTGTATCCGTTGGCGTTTCTGGTGAGCAACCTGATCAATCGGCGCTTCGGCCCGCGCGCGGCGCGCATGGTGGCCTGGTGCGGGTTTGCGCTGGCGGTGGTGTTGTCGATCTGGCTGGCGACGCCACGGATCGCAATCGCGTCGTGCAGCGCGTTTATCGCTGCGCAGTTGCTGGATATCAGCGTGTTCGATCGTCTGCGTAATGGCAACTGGTGGCGCGCGCCGATCGTGGCGACCACCTGCAGCGCCACGCTGGATACGGCGATCTTCTGGAGCATCGCCTTTGCCGGCGCCGGCCTGCCGTGGATCAGCTGGGCGGCCGGCGATCTGGCGGTGAAGCTGGGCATGGGCGTGTTTCTGCTCGGACCGTTCCGCGCACTGCTGTGGCGGAGTGCGCCGCGCGCGAGCGGGTGA
- a CDS encoding PepSY-associated TM helix domain-containing protein, producing MREGFRQSMAWLHTWCGLTCGWLLCAIFLTGTLSVFRDPITSWMQARPTLPGAATHASLPQAQLVPRALAHLRQQAAQATLWRISLPVHLGDTLDVVWRGPAGAGQATLSPITGEVLPTPWGRQTEGGRHFMSFHYTLQGGIPGYWLVGWVSMCGLIAFVSGVVVHKRIFLDFFTFRPGKGQRSWLDAHNATAVLTLPFLLMIVYTGLAYFSTSYLSAPLHALYGQDEDAYARYEAALSPAAAVPATQPTQHERMQTYLPDLVQRAAALNGQPAQTLVIQRPDQPGGTLRVIARVADTAHSRQLLNPPASVVFDTGSGALLERHAVAAHTPLQAADVDATIKTLHVAGFGGWTAKWLYFVCGLAGTAMIATGTVLFTFKRRRRSEQEFGTATAGIYRVVEACNVAALAGTALACIAYFYANRLLPAELEARAQMEIRVFLWVWAGTLLHGLLRPPLRAWVEQLGITAALCIGLPLLNAASTGQHVGRYLLDGDLQRAAVELTALGFGVSVAYAAYRVQQRVSAPPPMRAARRTQTAEPGA from the coding sequence ATGAGGGAGGGGTTTCGGCAAAGCATGGCGTGGCTGCATACCTGGTGCGGCCTCACCTGCGGCTGGCTGCTGTGCGCGATCTTCCTCACCGGCACGCTCAGCGTGTTCCGCGACCCGATCACCAGCTGGATGCAGGCCAGGCCAACACTGCCCGGCGCCGCCACGCACGCGTCGCTGCCCCAGGCACAGCTGGTGCCACGCGCGCTGGCACACCTGCGCCAACAGGCGGCGCAGGCCACGTTGTGGCGCATCAGTTTGCCGGTGCACTTGGGCGACACGCTGGATGTGGTCTGGCGTGGCCCCGCTGGCGCCGGCCAGGCCACGCTGAGCCCCATCACCGGCGAAGTCCTGCCCACGCCGTGGGGCCGCCAGACTGAAGGCGGGCGGCATTTCATGAGCTTCCACTACACCTTGCAGGGCGGCATTCCCGGCTACTGGCTGGTGGGCTGGGTATCGATGTGCGGATTGATTGCGTTTGTGTCCGGCGTGGTAGTGCACAAGCGCATCTTCCTGGACTTTTTCACCTTCCGCCCGGGCAAGGGGCAGCGCTCGTGGCTGGATGCGCACAACGCCACCGCCGTGCTCACGCTGCCGTTCCTGTTGATGATCGTCTACACCGGGCTGGCGTATTTCTCCACCAGCTATCTCTCCGCGCCGCTGCACGCGCTGTATGGCCAGGACGAAGACGCCTACGCCCGGTACGAGGCGGCGTTGTCGCCTGCCGCCGCGGTACCGGCGACGCAGCCAACCCAGCACGAGCGGATGCAGACCTATCTGCCCGATCTTGTGCAGCGCGCCGCAGCGCTCAATGGTCAGCCTGCGCAAACACTGGTCATTCAACGCCCGGACCAGCCTGGTGGCACGCTGCGTGTAATTGCGCGTGTTGCAGACACCGCGCACTCGCGGCAGTTGCTCAATCCACCGGCCAGCGTGGTGTTCGATACCGGCAGTGGCGCGCTACTGGAGCGGCATGCCGTTGCGGCGCACACACCGCTGCAAGCCGCCGATGTGGATGCGACGATCAAGACCTTGCATGTGGCCGGGTTTGGCGGCTGGACCGCCAAGTGGCTGTACTTCGTCTGTGGCCTGGCCGGTACCGCGATGATCGCCACCGGCACGGTGTTGTTCACCTTCAAGCGCCGGCGCCGCAGCGAGCAGGAATTCGGCACTGCCACGGCCGGCATCTATCGGGTGGTGGAAGCGTGCAACGTGGCCGCACTGGCCGGCACCGCGTTGGCGTGCATTGCGTACTTCTATGCAAACCGCTTGCTGCCGGCAGAGCTGGAGGCGCGTGCGCAGATGGAAATCCGGGTGTTTCTGTGGGTGTGGGCCGGCACGTTGCTACATGGCCTGCTGCGCCCACCGCTGCGCGCCTGGGTGGAGCAATTAGGTATCACCGCCGCATTGTGCATTGGCCTGCCACTGCTCAACGCGGCCAGTACGGGGCAGCATGTTGGCCGCTATCTGCTCGATGGCGACCTGCAGCGCGCTGCGGTGGAACTCACCGCCCTGGGCTTCGGTGTGAGCGTTGCCTATGCCGCGTATCGCGTGCAGCAGCGCGTCAGTGCGCCGCCACCCATGCGTGCGGCGCGGCGCACGCAGACAGCGGAGCCCGGTGCATGA